Genomic segment of Cottoperca gobio chromosome 6, fCotGob3.1, whole genome shotgun sequence:
TTTAATGccattcaaaatgaaatgagaCCAATTTTATACACAATCTTTCTACAATCCAGATCTGTGTGACTTTAATGCGAAAGGCATACGTCAGATAATAAACAATTCATAAAGTCCCACTTCCCATgttagcatttattttattttttacttttgaaagattgatttaagacattttgaaaCCAATAAAAGGCATTATTATTGATTTCAATGCCTTTTTGAGGATCTGTAGGAACCCTGTTTAAATGCATCTGGCACACTACAATGTGTTTCAGAGAGTTTATCTACCTGTTGTAGAGAAAATGCCTCCAACGATGCCACAGAGTCTGACAAGAAACTGCCAGAGAGGCATGTGCTGCTCCGTGACTTTGACCATTAGTGAGCTGATATCGTATTTCATAAAGATCCCCGAGACTCCATGGCTGCCTGTAGCATGGTTTATCACTCTTTCCTGCAGAGCATGACAGAggaatacaaacatatttaccATACTGATACATAGAATACTGCACAAATATACAAAATTGTGCAAAATGTAAACCTACCCGCTCAGTGACTGAGTACTGGTGAGTTTCTGCAGAGATCTTGTAGGTGTTGAGTTTGGTGGGCACAATGGTGATGAAGTACTGAAACATGTGGTTAGCTGGTGATAAGAACCAAACATATCTGTTAGCTCAGTGAAAATGCATGAATTGCAATAAAAAGGGATTAATGTTTGACAACACAGACGCACATTCAGCAGAGACTTTCTCTGTGCCATCCAGAGGGCTGATGATCCCAGGAATCACTTCTCCAAAGGACAGGTGGTCAATCCGGTGAGAGAAATTATAAGCTGGGACACAACgtcaaatcaaaacaattaataatcatcatcaacTAAATGCAACTGCTTTATTTCATGCGTCACAACAACCACAACTTTACTGCACAGAGTGAATATTATCGCCATGTTACCAAAGAACATGAACATACATAAAGTGCATATGTGTACAAAGTTTTGTCACAAAGATAATGAACTCACTGTCATGGCTGACAAGTGCAGCTAGATGGGCATGGCCTCTGGGGTGCGGGATGGACCTGTGCGGGGAcgaaaaggtcagaggtcagcctctgcaaaatgtttaatctttaaGATTTATAGCTATGTCGATACATACTTGCCAACGGTAACGTGGAAATTCCCTGCCACCTTGTTGACGTACATGTGTCCATGTACCCTGCAGGCAGTAAGGGAAGTGGGACTGTCCTCACTATGGGGGAACAAGATGTAACACAAAGTAGAGGGAATATATTTATCACAATTTATGGGAGGTTCTAACACTTCTTTGTTTATCTTTGTAATCATATGTTCAACTTCAGCTGATGTTTAGGATCCTGTACCTTTGAGGCTCCGCGGGAGGAGCTGCTTTTATTGCAGCCTTGAAGAGTACATCCTGGAGAGCGTGCTCCACTCTCAGACGCTCCTGGATGTGCAGTAGTGTCCTGACAATAGAGGGATGGAAAAATTAACGAAACAAAAACTTGGAATGAGACAAAAAACAATTCAACGGATGAAACAGCATTATACATTTGAGAAAAATAGGGTTTCAACACATACCCTTTACCCGGCCTACTCTCAACGAATCAGGTTAAATTAATGTACTGCTTTACTTTCTGACAGTGCTACAGTCTATATTAATACTGTATGAAGACCAGAGACTGTGATGTTTGTGCCAATAAATGACAACTGAATTGGAAATGTAAAGTCAATCACATGAATGAAATGCCATCGTATTCCTTTAGGGAGTGTTCATAAATAGATGTTGAGAGCTGCAATTGTAATGCAAGTTAAAAACTTGAATCTTACATGTGCCATAATCTTTGCTCTGGAGAGAGCTCAAAGTTGAcctaaaatgtgacaaaacac
This window contains:
- the LOC115009407 gene encoding endoplasmic reticulum-Golgi intermediate compartment protein 2-like, whose translation is MRRLTKKKALTLVKELDAFPKVPESYVESTASGGTVSLIAFTLMAVLAFLEFFVYTNTWMKYEYEVDKDFSSKLRINVDITVAMRCQYIGADVLDLAENMVASDGLKYEPVNFELSPEQRLWHMTLLHIQERLRVEHALQDVLFKAAIKAAPPAEPQSEDSPTSLTACRVHGHMYVNKVAGNFHVTVGKSIPHPRGHAHLAALVSHDTYNFSHRIDHLSFGEVIPGIISPLDGTEKVSAESNHMFQYFITIVPTKLNTYKISAETHQYSVTERERVINHATGSHGVSGIFMKYDISSLMVKVTEQHMPLWQFLVRLCGIVGGIFSTTGMLHGVIGFLFDVVCCRFQMGIYRHLKEAPLNEETNGETSIPTENNAES